In the Bacillota bacterium LX-D genome, one interval contains:
- the mraY gene encoding phospho-N-acetylmuramoyl-pentapeptide-transferase: protein MGYNFWFFGFAALICLLIGPLLIPFLRYLKFGQMVRDDGPQRHLKKAGTPTMGGIMFILAVTICMLIFAEQSKETYLLIIVFLGYGLIGFADDFLKVFLRRPLGLKARYKLVGQVLLGLFLGFAAVCLLNRGTAIGLPGTDLSWDLGLFYPLFVILVLVASTNAVNLTDGLDGLASGLTMFSALTLGIIAYEQKQPELVIFAFALAGGCLGFLFFNKYPAKVFMGDTGSLALGAAVGTLAVLTKTELLLPLIGGVFVLETLSVIIQVISFKLTGKRVFRMSPLHHHFELVGWKETKVVTVFWIVGLVMASLGTLVYFI from the coding sequence ATGGGCTATAATTTTTGGTTTTTTGGGTTTGCTGCACTTATTTGTTTATTAATAGGGCCATTATTAATACCATTTCTTCGTTATTTGAAATTTGGTCAAATGGTGCGGGATGATGGTCCTCAGCGCCATCTTAAAAAAGCTGGTACTCCCACAATGGGGGGGATTATGTTTATTTTGGCAGTAACAATCTGCATGCTGATCTTTGCTGAGCAAAGTAAAGAAACATATTTGCTAATAATTGTCTTTTTGGGCTACGGCCTTATTGGTTTTGCTGATGATTTTTTAAAAGTTTTTTTACGAAGACCTTTGGGCTTAAAAGCTAGATATAAATTAGTCGGTCAAGTTCTATTAGGCTTGTTTTTGGGCTTTGCAGCCGTTTGTTTGTTAAATAGGGGTACGGCAATTGGACTGCCAGGAACGGACTTAAGTTGGGATTTAGGTTTATTTTATCCTTTGTTCGTAATTTTAGTTTTAGTTGCTTCTACCAATGCTGTTAATTTAACGGATGGACTGGATGGGCTTGCTTCCGGGTTGACAATGTTCAGTGCGTTAACCTTAGGAATAATTGCCTACGAACAAAAACAGCCCGAATTGGTGATTTTTGCTTTTGCTTTGGCTGGTGGTTGTTTGGGATTTTTATTTTTTAATAAATATCCGGCAAAAGTATTTATGGGTGATACTGGTTCCCTGGCTTTAGGGGCAGCAGTAGGGACCTTGGCTGTTCTAACCAAAACAGAGCTCCTTTTACCCTTAATTGGGGGTGTATTTGTACTCGAAACTTTGTCTGTTATAATTCAGGTAATATCTTTTAAATTAACGGGTAAAAGAGTATTTCGCATGAGTCCTCTTCACCACCACTTTGAACTTGTAGGCTGGAAAGAAACAAAAGTAGTCACGGTCTTTTGGATTGTTGGCTTAGTTATGGCTTCACTTGGAACATTAGTATACTTTATATAA
- the spoVE gene encoding stage V sporulation protein E, with the protein MRAKKKLEPDFVIILAVMLLIAIGIIMVFSSSSYTSKDILGDSFYFLKKQFVWAVLGTFFMVVTMKIDYFRLKRITNPIFIFCVIMLFLVLVMGDSSKGATRWLGIGSLSFQPSETIKLGMILFLSKFLSRKQSQITSFTYGVTPVLIIIGVICALIIAQPDLGTVLVVAGTGYLLLAAAGARISHLVGLGLVGIALVGVAIALAPYRMARFTAFLDPWADPIGDGFQTIQSLYALGSGGLFGVGIGESRQKMYFLPEKHTDFIFAIIGEELGFIGATVILLLFIVFIWRGFKVAVTAPDSFGSLLAMGITSMIALQAIINIGVVTGSLPVTGITLPFISYGGSSLIFTMTAVGILLNISRYSSSK; encoded by the coding sequence GTGCGGGCCAAAAAAAAGTTAGAACCCGATTTTGTAATTATCTTAGCTGTTATGCTGCTGATAGCTATTGGGATTATCATGGTCTTTAGTTCCAGTTCCTATACCTCCAAAGATATTCTCGGAGATTCTTTTTATTTTCTAAAAAAACAATTTGTTTGGGCAGTTTTAGGGACTTTTTTTATGGTTGTAACTATGAAAATAGATTATTTCCGCTTAAAAAGAATTACTAATCCAATTTTTATTTTCTGTGTAATTATGTTATTTCTAGTTTTAGTCATGGGTGACTCCAGTAAAGGAGCGACTCGCTGGTTAGGAATAGGGTCACTATCCTTCCAACCTTCAGAAACAATTAAATTGGGTATGATTTTATTCTTAAGCAAGTTTTTGAGTAGAAAGCAGAGCCAAATAACTTCATTTACCTATGGAGTAACGCCGGTACTTATTATCATTGGGGTTATCTGCGCTTTGATTATTGCTCAACCGGATTTGGGAACAGTTCTAGTTGTGGCAGGTACGGGGTATCTTTTATTGGCTGCTGCCGGGGCGAGAATAAGCCATTTGGTGGGACTTGGTCTAGTTGGTATTGCTTTAGTGGGAGTGGCTATTGCTTTAGCCCCTTACCGGATGGCAAGGTTTACAGCTTTTTTGGATCCCTGGGCAGATCCCATTGGAGATGGCTTTCAAACTATTCAATCTCTGTATGCCTTAGGTTCCGGAGGCTTATTTGGTGTTGGCATCGGTGAAAGCAGGCAGAAAATGTATTTTCTGCCGGAAAAACATACAGATTTTATTTTTGCCATTATCGGTGAAGAATTAGGTTTTATTGGTGCAACAGTTATTTTATTGTTGTTTATTGTTTTTATCTGGCGTGGCTTTAAGGTAGCAGTCACTGCGCCAGATAGTTTTGGCAGTTTATTGGCAATGGGTATTACATCCATGATTGCTTTGCAAGCTATTATTAATATTGGAGTAGTCACTGGAAGTCTGCCTGTAACGGGGATAACATTGCCTTTTATTAGCTACGGAGGGAGTTCTTTAATTTTTACAATGACGGCGGTAGGTATTTTGCTAAATATCTCCCGCTATAGTTCAAGTAAATGA
- a CDS encoding cell division protein FtsL: protein MLVVPEKNHYDYKPIVNVPKARKSKRIPAAAKVLIIVLVLASFVVGLFLASRVALFTQKGHQIIKLKKEIKSLQTANERLKLEIDQIGSLEHVEKVAVNKLGMIEPEFGDVEILPTDGNLHITEEAGEPKKSNQQKKAPQNNIAKIYSKISSIFTRSVEASEL from the coding sequence TTGTTAGTAGTTCCGGAAAAGAACCATTATGATTATAAACCTATTGTTAATGTGCCAAAAGCGCGAAAATCCAAAAGAATTCCTGCTGCAGCGAAAGTTTTGATTATAGTTTTAGTTCTTGCTTCGTTTGTTGTTGGTTTGTTCTTGGCTTCTCGTGTGGCGCTTTTTACGCAGAAAGGCCATCAAATTATCAAATTAAAAAAGGAAATAAAGTCTTTGCAAACTGCTAACGAAAGGCTAAAATTAGAAATAGACCAAATTGGCTCCTTAGAACATGTGGAAAAAGTTGCAGTTAATAAGTTAGGAATGATCGAACCGGAATTTGGAGACGTAGAAATATTGCCTACAGATGGTAATTTACACATTACGGAAGAAGCAGGAGAACCAAAAAAGTCTAATCAGCAGAAAAAAGCTCCACAAAATAACATTGCTAAAATTTATTCCAAAATCTCTTCAATTTTTACTAGATCAGTGGAAGCTTCAGAGCTATAG
- the murD gene encoding UDP-N-acetylmuramoyl-L-alanine--D-glutamate ligase gives MDFKDKNILIIGMARSGLAAAKALACIGAKVTIADQKSDLELMEAVASLKSWPVHVHTGGYPEIKHGLFDLVVTSPGVPAQSAPLQTAVSEQIPVWSEIELAAHLNNGAIIAITGTNGKTTTTELIGQIFKDAGAKVIVAGNIGVPLMQEVQKTTPEHVVVTEVSSFQLEWVKDFHPKVAVITNITPDHLDRHGTMDNYAEVKSRIFQCQTKEDFTILNYEDPILRQLAEKCLGRVLFFSRTHNLEEGIIVKNGQIVLRVDGQELPICSATDLKIFGAHNLENALAAVGAGWAMGVRPQDLKYTLTTFPGVVHRLELVTEINGVTYINDSKGTNPDASIKALEAFDKPLVLIAGGSSKKSDFSDFAQKVKEKVKHLVVLGETADDIVSAVEKTGFKEIHRVTTFPEAVARARELAQPGEIVLLSPACASFDMFNSYEHRGDTFKSLVLEAKGQTA, from the coding sequence ATGGATTTCAAAGATAAAAACATTCTCATTATTGGCATGGCTAGAAGTGGTTTGGCAGCTGCTAAAGCATTAGCCTGCATTGGAGCGAAAGTTACTATCGCCGACCAAAAGTCAGACCTAGAACTGATGGAGGCGGTAGCTTCTCTGAAAAGCTGGCCGGTGCATGTTCACACGGGAGGGTATCCAGAGATAAAACATGGCTTGTTTGACCTTGTTGTTACCAGCCCTGGGGTGCCGGCTCAGTCTGCTCCTCTGCAGACAGCAGTTAGCGAGCAAATACCCGTCTGGAGTGAAATAGAACTAGCCGCTCACCTGAATAATGGGGCTATTATTGCAATTACTGGTACTAATGGAAAAACAACTACAACTGAATTAATCGGCCAAATCTTTAAGGATGCGGGAGCTAAAGTTATTGTAGCAGGAAATATCGGGGTGCCTTTAATGCAGGAGGTGCAAAAAACAACTCCTGAGCACGTTGTAGTGACAGAGGTTTCCAGTTTTCAGCTGGAATGGGTTAAGGACTTTCATCCTAAAGTTGCAGTAATTACAAATATAACTCCTGACCATTTGGATCGTCATGGTACCATGGACAACTATGCTGAAGTAAAATCCCGGATCTTTCAGTGCCAAACGAAAGAAGATTTTACAATTTTAAATTACGAAGATCCAATTCTACGGCAATTAGCTGAAAAGTGTCTCGGCCGAGTATTATTTTTTAGTCGGACGCATAATCTAGAAGAAGGAATAATTGTTAAAAATGGGCAAATTGTGCTGAGAGTAGATGGCCAAGAGCTGCCTATTTGCAGTGCTACAGATTTAAAAATATTTGGAGCACACAATTTGGAAAATGCTTTGGCAGCTGTAGGAGCAGGTTGGGCTATGGGGGTGAGGCCTCAGGACTTAAAATACACCTTAACTACCTTCCCAGGGGTTGTACATCGTTTGGAATTAGTTACGGAAATCAATGGGGTAACTTATATTAATGACTCTAAAGGAACTAATCCGGATGCTTCAATTAAAGCTTTAGAAGCTTTTGATAAGCCTTTAGTACTAATTGCTGGTGGTAGTTCCAAGAAAAGTGATTTTAGTGATTTCGCCCAAAAAGTAAAAGAAAAGGTAAAACATTTGGTAGTGTTAGGTGAGACAGCTGACGATATTGTGAGTGCTGTAGAAAAAACTGGTTTCAAAGAAATCCATCGCGTTACAACTTTCCCCGAGGCAGTTGCAAGGGCTAGAGAATTAGCCCAACCAGGTGAAATTGTTCTCTTGTCTCCTGCCTGCGCTAGCTTTGATATGTTTAATAGCTATGAGCATCGCGGAGATACCTTTAAGTCTTTAGTATTAGAAGCTAAGGGCCAGACTGCTTAA
- the murG gene encoding undecaprenyldiphospho-muramoylpentapeptide beta-N-acetylglucosaminyltransferase yields MGKKIKVLLTGGGTGGHIYPALAIAQGIKAKYPQTEFFYIGTKRGLEADIVTKAGIKFKAITAEGLTRKISWPAARTALKTFRGFSEAAMIIRKFKPHVVVGTGGYVCGPVIMAAHFLHIPTIIHEQNAFPGLTNKLLARFVDRICYTFPECTRFFKTKASLYHTGLPIRREIIETSREQGAKKLQMDPNKINILVVGGSQGAQKINETIFKLYPFFKETPTVNLLHLTGKKGYEQLLGEAKQQGIKLDDYDNITIRPYIYDMENALAAADFVISRSGASFLAEVMAKGLPSILIPYPYASENHQEHNARALEKKGAAIVILEKELNEKILLQNILDLIVGKEKRSAMSKASFSLGKPDALEEITTLILELTGS; encoded by the coding sequence ATGGGAAAAAAAATAAAAGTATTATTAACTGGTGGAGGAACAGGGGGGCATATTTATCCTGCCTTGGCTATAGCCCAAGGCATAAAAGCAAAGTACCCCCAAACTGAGTTTTTTTATATTGGCACCAAAAGAGGATTAGAGGCTGATATTGTTACAAAAGCAGGTATTAAATTTAAGGCAATTACTGCCGAAGGACTGACCAGAAAAATTTCCTGGCCGGCAGCCAGGACTGCTTTAAAAACATTTAGGGGATTTAGCGAAGCAGCAATGATAATCCGCAAATTTAAACCTCATGTAGTAGTAGGAACTGGGGGTTATGTTTGTGGACCAGTTATCATGGCCGCTCATTTTTTACATATACCAACAATTATTCATGAGCAAAATGCTTTCCCTGGTTTAACGAATAAGCTTCTAGCTAGGTTTGTGGACAGAATCTGTTACACATTTCCTGAATGTACTCGTTTCTTTAAAACAAAGGCTAGTCTTTATCACACTGGATTACCCATCAGAAGGGAAATTATTGAAACAAGCCGGGAACAAGGCGCTAAAAAACTGCAGATGGATCCGAACAAAATTAATATTTTGGTAGTAGGCGGAAGCCAAGGAGCACAAAAAATAAACGAAACTATCTTTAAGCTGTATCCCTTTTTTAAAGAAACACCAACTGTAAACTTGTTGCATTTAACGGGCAAAAAAGGCTATGAACAACTGCTGGGAGAAGCCAAACAGCAAGGAATAAAATTGGATGATTATGACAATATTACCATTAGACCCTATATCTATGATATGGAAAATGCTTTGGCTGCTGCTGATTTTGTTATTAGCCGATCAGGGGCCAGTTTCTTGGCAGAAGTGATGGCTAAGGGTTTGCCTTCTATTTTAATTCCATATCCTTATGCCTCTGAAAATCACCAGGAGCATAATGCACGTGCCTTGGAAAAAAAAGGGGCGGCTATAGTAATTTTAGAAAAAGAGTTAAACGAAAAAATTCTTCTGCAAAACATTTTAGATCTAATTGTTGGAAAAGAAAAAAGATCAGCAATGTCTAAAGCAAGTTTCTCACTAGGAAAACCAGATGCATTAGAAGAGATTACAACTTTAATTTTAGAATTAACAGGCAGCTAG
- a CDS encoding stage V sporulation protein D: MNTNVIIRKRIARLFLLLAGILFFLILRIGWLQFVRGEELSKKALDNRLRDVPVEAKRGIIYDTKGKELAVSISTDSVGAFPTEIKSAEKKQPGITKEIAQKLAGVLGIPEEKVYRAITKQTSFIWIKRKIGFSAGPKIKKMDLPGIEVYEESQRYYPNGNLAAHILGFAGIDNQGLEGLEVTYDQELRGVPGKIVVEFDAAGRTIPEAVHKYINPVDGHNLVLTIDETIQYIVERELDKVMAEKQAKSATIVIMDPKTGSILALGSRPTYNPNNYKDYPVENWRDIAISNSYEPGSTFKIITAASALEEGVVHENDSFYCRGYATVGKETIKCWRWYRPHGSESFVEGVENSCNPVFVELGLRMEEKSKGLLYDYLKAFGFGKKTNIELRGEAKGIMIPPSRLKSIDVATISMGQSISVTPLQLVRAVSAVANGGKLMKPRLVKEIRGKDGNLIKTVEPQVEKQVVSEQTAKKLTGILEGVVSKGTGRNAYIPGYRVGGKTGTAQKPGPGGYMQGKFVASFIGIAPVNDPRLVCLVVVDEPKGVYYGGQVAAPVFKRVVEDSLRYLNVAPQYDASQEQEENETENQKLVRVPELKGMSTAQAEKALKTLGFTPVVQGNGSYVGKQVPQGNAKVKVGTKVLLYTSQQQTENGKITVPDLTGLRIVETAQLLEALGLEMVPEGSGEAVLQEPKPSTLVTKGTKIKVKFQETPAADETISP, encoded by the coding sequence ATGAATACGAATGTGATAATCAGAAAAAGAATAGCTAGGCTGTTTTTACTACTGGCCGGTATTCTTTTTTTCCTTATTTTACGTATTGGTTGGCTGCAATTTGTGCGAGGAGAAGAATTAAGTAAAAAAGCACTAGACAATAGGCTGAGGGATGTACCTGTTGAGGCCAAAAGGGGTATCATCTACGATACTAAGGGTAAGGAACTGGCAGTTAGCATTAGCACAGATTCTGTTGGTGCCTTTCCAACAGAAATCAAAAGTGCGGAAAAAAAGCAGCCGGGAATTACGAAAGAAATTGCGCAAAAACTTGCTGGAGTCCTAGGAATTCCTGAGGAGAAAGTTTATAGGGCAATAACTAAACAAACTTCTTTTATTTGGATTAAGCGCAAGATTGGCTTTTCTGCAGGTCCGAAAATTAAGAAAATGGATTTGCCGGGCATAGAAGTGTATGAGGAAAGCCAGCGTTATTATCCTAATGGAAATCTTGCAGCCCATATTCTTGGCTTTGCGGGAATAGACAATCAGGGGCTTGAAGGTTTGGAAGTTACATATGATCAGGAGCTAAGAGGAGTTCCTGGAAAAATAGTTGTTGAGTTTGATGCAGCAGGAAGAACTATTCCCGAAGCAGTGCATAAATATATTAACCCTGTTGATGGACATAATTTAGTTTTAACAATCGATGAAACTATCCAATATATTGTAGAACGGGAATTAGATAAGGTAATGGCTGAGAAACAGGCCAAAAGTGCCACCATTGTTATAATGGACCCCAAAACAGGCAGTATACTGGCGCTGGGCAGCAGACCTACTTACAACCCCAATAATTACAAAGATTACCCTGTGGAAAATTGGAGAGATATAGCAATTTCCAACTCTTATGAACCTGGATCCACTTTTAAAATTATAACAGCTGCTTCCGCTTTAGAAGAAGGGGTTGTTCATGAAAACGATAGTTTTTACTGTCGGGGTTATGCAACAGTTGGCAAAGAGACTATAAAGTGCTGGAGATGGTATCGACCTCATGGCAGCGAAAGTTTTGTGGAAGGAGTAGAAAACTCCTGCAACCCTGTTTTTGTTGAATTAGGCTTAAGAATGGAAGAAAAATCTAAAGGCCTTCTCTATGATTATCTAAAGGCTTTTGGATTTGGTAAGAAAACAAATATTGAGCTTCGGGGAGAAGCAAAAGGGATTATGATCCCTCCTAGCCGTTTGAAGTCCATTGACGTTGCTACTATTTCCATGGGTCAATCTATTTCCGTAACTCCATTGCAGCTAGTTAGAGCTGTATCAGCAGTAGCTAACGGTGGTAAATTAATGAAACCTCGTCTGGTCAAAGAAATAAGAGGTAAGGATGGAAATTTAATAAAAACCGTTGAGCCTCAGGTTGAGAAACAAGTAGTGTCTGAACAAACTGCGAAAAAATTGACAGGCATTTTAGAAGGCGTTGTTAGTAAAGGTACAGGACGTAATGCTTATATTCCCGGTTACCGGGTAGGGGGAAAAACAGGTACTGCTCAAAAGCCTGGCCCTGGCGGTTACATGCAAGGAAAATTTGTAGCTTCTTTTATTGGAATTGCCCCTGTTAACGACCCGCGTTTAGTTTGTTTGGTAGTTGTTGATGAGCCTAAAGGAGTGTATTATGGAGGACAGGTAGCTGCTCCGGTTTTTAAAAGAGTTGTAGAAGATAGCTTGCGTTATTTAAACGTTGCTCCTCAGTACGATGCTAGTCAAGAGCAAGAAGAAAACGAAACTGAGAACCAAAAACTAGTACGAGTACCGGAACTTAAGGGTATGTCTACAGCTCAAGCTGAAAAAGCATTAAAAACCTTAGGATTTACCCCAGTAGTACAGGGTAACGGTTCGTATGTAGGCAAACAAGTTCCCCAAGGAAATGCGAAAGTTAAAGTTGGCACCAAGGTTCTTTTATATACGTCTCAACAACAGACTGAAAATGGCAAGATCACAGTTCCCGATTTAACGGGATTGCGAATTGTTGAAACTGCCCAGCTCCTTGAAGCATTGGGCCTGGAAATGGTGCCTGAAGGCAGCGGTGAAGCAGTATTACAAGAGCCGAAACCTTCAACTCTGGTAACAAAAGGTACGAAAATAAAAGTTAAATTTCAAGAAACACCTGCAGCTGATGAGACAATAAGTCCTTAA
- a CDS encoding UDP-N-acetylmuramoyl-L-alanyl-D-glutamate--2,6-diaminopimelate ligase, giving the protein MRHFKDLLQALPEAVVRGNSDLIVSGIYYDSRLVQRDGAFVCINGFNTDGHKYIANAVQKGAVVIVAEKEVTVPEGITLVITPNTRQALAKLACAFYHDPSTHLNLIGVTGTNGKTSITYLVRAILRQNGYKVGLLGTIANLVEDQVLPSIHTTPEASDLQQLFSQMEAEKVNYAVMEVSSHALELGRVAGSEFDIAVFTNLTQDHLDFHLSFENYFQAKSKLFASLKPGAKQRPKYAVLNYDDPHYKALEEITRVPVVSYGLSAGAMYRAKDIQVRLTGVSYTLEGPFGSLDLNLKMTGWFSVYNSLAACTVGLEEGISPEVVKTAVEQMTGVPGRFELVDCGQDFAVVVDYAHTPDGLENVLKTAKQVTQGRVITVFGCGGDRDRSKRPLMGEKAAELSDFCFVTSDNPRTENPEAIIADIVPGLQKISKGVYAVVADRKAAIAAALQEAKRGDIVVIAGKGHEKYQIIGKDIFPFDDVQIAKECLNSSR; this is encoded by the coding sequence TTGCGACATTTTAAAGATTTGTTACAGGCATTGCCGGAAGCGGTAGTTCGAGGAAATTCAGATTTAATTGTATCCGGTATCTACTACGATTCTAGATTGGTTCAGCGGGACGGAGCTTTTGTCTGTATTAATGGTTTTAATACTGATGGGCATAAATATATTGCCAACGCAGTACAAAAGGGAGCAGTTGTGATTGTAGCTGAAAAAGAAGTTACCGTACCAGAGGGAATTACTTTAGTAATAACTCCTAACACTAGGCAGGCTCTTGCCAAGTTAGCTTGTGCCTTTTACCATGATCCATCCACACATTTAAACTTAATTGGTGTTACAGGTACCAATGGCAAAACATCAATTACCTATTTAGTAAGGGCAATACTAAGACAAAATGGGTATAAGGTTGGTTTATTGGGAACCATTGCTAACTTAGTTGAAGACCAAGTGCTGCCAAGTATCCATACAACACCGGAAGCTTCTGATTTACAGCAGCTTTTTTCCCAAATGGAAGCTGAAAAAGTTAATTATGCTGTTATGGAAGTATCATCCCATGCTTTAGAATTGGGACGTGTTGCTGGCAGCGAATTTGACATAGCTGTTTTCACAAACCTTACCCAGGATCACTTGGATTTTCATTTAAGTTTTGAGAACTATTTTCAGGCTAAATCTAAACTATTTGCAAGTTTAAAACCTGGTGCCAAACAAAGGCCTAAATACGCTGTTTTAAATTATGATGACCCTCATTATAAAGCTTTAGAGGAAATTACTAGAGTACCTGTTGTTTCCTATGGACTTTCTGCAGGAGCTATGTACCGGGCAAAAGATATTCAAGTCAGGTTAACAGGAGTTTCCTATACCCTTGAGGGTCCCTTTGGGTCTCTAGACCTTAATTTAAAAATGACTGGTTGGTTTAGCGTTTATAATTCCTTGGCAGCTTGTACTGTTGGTTTGGAAGAAGGTATTTCTCCTGAAGTAGTAAAAACTGCTGTGGAACAGATGACAGGCGTTCCGGGTAGATTTGAACTGGTAGACTGCGGCCAGGATTTTGCCGTGGTGGTGGACTATGCTCATACTCCCGATGGTCTGGAAAATGTTTTGAAGACGGCAAAACAAGTTACTCAAGGCAGGGTAATAACAGTCTTTGGCTGCGGAGGAGATCGGGACCGTTCTAAAAGACCTTTAATGGGAGAAAAAGCAGCAGAGTTAAGTGATTTTTGTTTTGTTACTTCCGACAATCCAAGGACAGAAAATCCGGAGGCAATTATTGCTGATATTGTGCCGGGCTTACAGAAGATAAGTAAGGGAGTTTACGCAGTGGTTGCAGATAGGAAAGCAGCTATAGCTGCTGCTTTACAGGAAGCAAAAAGAGGTGATATTGTAGTTATTGCAGGCAAAGGCCATGAAAAATACCAAATTATAGGGAAAGATATTTTCCCTTTTGACGATGTACAGATTGCAAAAGAATGCTTAAATTCTAGCAGGTAA
- the murF gene encoding UDP-N-acetylmuramoyl-tripeptide--D-alanyl-D-alanine ligase, which yields MNLLFGKLEEIAQWIDGRLYGGDIKQEISNISTDTRTLEPGAIYFALQGESFDGHDFVQQAWTKGAVAVVVSKQELAGLANQKRCVIIVKDTLQALQSLARNHRLKYNIPVVAITGSNGKTTTKDLLASVLKVKLRVLKTEGNFNNEIGLPKTLLQLNEEHQAAVLEMGMRGLGQIASLCEIALPKAAIITNIGVTHMELLGSVENIAKAKGEILDFIEPQGFCFLNAEDQWSQSLKSRCRGRVYFYGFTEKADVRGVNIKNTAAGTEFTLQIEQQETEVKLPLPGEHNVLNALAAAGVGWQLGLTLEEIAAGLAKVQLSAMRLSFEPGLRGSMIINDTYNANPDSMKASLNILAEKSQKNIAVLGEMRELGCIAEEGHAAVGRHVAGLKIDYLLTVGSLGKYIAQGALMAGMAEERIKICQDTAEAKKCLADLLAPGYMALVKGSRALKMEEIVEYVINCDEVGKNGL from the coding sequence GTGAATTTGTTGTTTGGCAAATTAGAAGAAATTGCACAATGGATAGATGGCCGTTTATACGGCGGCGATATTAAGCAAGAAATAAGTAATATTTCAACAGATACACGAACCCTTGAGCCAGGGGCAATTTATTTTGCTTTACAGGGGGAATCCTTTGATGGACATGATTTTGTTCAACAAGCTTGGACAAAAGGGGCTGTAGCAGTAGTTGTATCGAAGCAAGAACTAGCCGGTTTAGCAAATCAAAAGAGATGCGTGATAATTGTAAAAGATACTTTACAAGCCTTACAAAGTTTAGCCAGAAACCATCGGTTAAAATATAATATACCTGTAGTCGCCATTACTGGTTCCAATGGCAAAACAACAACAAAAGATTTGTTGGCTAGTGTCCTAAAGGTTAAATTACGTGTTTTAAAAACAGAAGGCAACTTCAATAATGAAATAGGGCTGCCTAAAACCCTATTGCAGCTCAACGAAGAGCATCAAGCTGCAGTATTGGAAATGGGCATGAGGGGCTTAGGACAAATTGCTTCCTTATGTGAGATTGCTTTGCCCAAGGCTGCTATTATAACCAACATTGGTGTTACTCACATGGAGCTTTTAGGATCTGTTGAAAATATTGCCAAAGCAAAAGGTGAAATTTTGGATTTTATTGAGCCGCAAGGTTTTTGTTTTCTCAATGCAGAGGATCAATGGTCTCAAAGCCTCAAAAGCCGCTGCCGGGGTCGAGTTTACTTTTATGGATTTACGGAAAAAGCTGATGTCCGAGGAGTAAATATAAAAAATACAGCTGCTGGAACTGAATTTACTTTACAAATAGAACAGCAGGAGACTGAAGTTAAACTGCCTTTACCTGGTGAACATAATGTTTTAAATGCTTTAGCTGCGGCAGGTGTGGGATGGCAGTTGGGATTAACCCTAGAGGAAATTGCTGCTGGCTTAGCTAAGGTTCAGCTTAGTGCCATGCGTCTTTCCTTCGAACCAGGTTTGAGGGGTAGTATGATTATTAATGATACTTATAATGCTAACCCTGATTCTATGAAAGCATCGCTAAATATTTTAGCTGAAAAAAGCCAAAAAAATATTGCTGTTCTAGGAGAAATGAGAGAACTAGGCTGTATAGCTGAGGAAGGTCACGCTGCAGTTGGCCGACATGTGGCTGGTTTAAAGATAGATTACCTTTTGACTGTTGGCTCTCTCGGTAAATATATTGCTCAAGGAGCTTTGATGGCAGGCATGGCTGAAGAAAGAATTAAGATTTGCCAGGATACGGCTGAAGCAAAAAAATGTTTAGCTGATCTTCTAGCACCTGGCTACATGGCCCTAGTTAAAGGGTCCAGGGCATTAAAAATGGAGGAAATTGTTGAGTATGTCATTAATTGCGACGAGGTAGGTAAGAATGGGCTATAA